Proteins from a genomic interval of Musa acuminata AAA Group cultivar baxijiao chromosome BXJ1-9, Cavendish_Baxijiao_AAA, whole genome shotgun sequence:
- the LOC135594305 gene encoding oleosin 18 kDa-like yields the protein MADRERHPMEAAKDLIPEKGPTATQALTVAIMFPLGGLLLTLAGLTLTGSVIGLVVLAPVFLLFSPVLVPAALLMALAVAGFLASGAFGLTGLSSLGYTLKQARGVVQRAPEQIDYGKRRMAEAAGQMGQKTKDVGQAVQSRAEEAKRT from the coding sequence ATGGCCGATCGCGAGCGGCACCCGATGGAAGCCGCGAAGGATCTGATTCCGGAGAAGGGCCCAACGGCCACCCAGGCGCTGACGGTGGCCATCATGTTCCCCCTCGGCGGCCTCCTCCTCACCCTCGCGGGCCTCACGCTAACCGGCTCCGTCATCGGCCTCGTCGTCCTTGCCCCGGTGTTCCTCCTCTTCAGCCCCGTTCTGGTCCCCGCGGCGCTGCTGATGGCGCTAGCGGTAGCGGGTTTCCTTGCGTCGGGCGCCTTCGGACTCACCGGGCTGTCGTCGCTGGGGTACACCCTGAAGCAGGCAAGGGGGGTGGTGCAGCGGGCGCCGGAACAGATCGACTACGGCAAACGGCGTATGGCGGAGGCTGCCGGGCAGATGGGACAGAAGACCAAGGATGTGGGACAGGCCGTGCAGAGCCGGGCGGAGGAGGCGAAGAGGACGTGA